From Orcinus orca chromosome 3, mOrcOrc1.1, whole genome shotgun sequence, a single genomic window includes:
- the ELAVL3 gene encoding ELAV-like protein 3 isoform X1 has translation MVTQILGAMESQVAGGPAGPALPNGPLLGTNGASDDSKTNLIVNYLPQNMTQDEFKSLFGSIGDIESCKLVRDKITGQSLGYGFVNYSDPNDADKAINTLNGLKLQTKTIKVSYARPSSASIRDANLYVSGLPKTMSQKEMEQLFSQYGRIITSRILVDQVTGVSRGVGFIRFDKRIEAEEAIKGLNGQKPLGAAEPITVKFANNPSQKTGQALLTHLYQSSARRYAGPLHHQTQRFRLDNLLNMAYGVKSPLSLIARFSPIAIDGMSGLAGVGLSGGAAGAGWCIFVYNLSPEADESVLWQLFGPFGAVTNVKVIRDFTTNKCKGFGFVTMTNYDEAAMAIASLNGYRLGERVLQVSFKTSKQHKA, from the exons CAGATACTCGGGGCCATGGAGTCTCAGGTGGCGGGGGGCCCGGCTGGCCCGGCCCTGCCCAACGGGCCACTCCTTGGTACAAACGGAGCCAGTGATGACAGCAAGACCAACCTCATCGTCAACTACCTGCCCCAGAACATGACCCAGGATGAGTTCAAGAGTCTCTTCGGCAGCATTGGTGACATTGAGTCCTGCAAGTTGGTTCGGGACAAGATCACAG GGCAGAGCCTCGGCTACGGGTTTGTGAACTACTCTGACCCCAACGATGCAGACAAAGCCATCAACACCCTCAACGGCCTCAAACTGCAGACGAAGACCATCAAG GTGTCCTATGCCAGACCCAGCTCCGCCTCCATCCGGGATGCGAACCTGTACGTCAGCGGGCTCCCTAAGACCATGAGCCAGAAAGAGATGGAGCAGCTCTTCTCCCAGTACGGCCGCATCATCACTTCTCGCATCCTGGTGGACCAGGTCACAG GTGTCTCTCGGGGTGTGGGATTCATCCGCTTTGACAAGAGGATTGAGGCCGAGGAGGCTATCAAAGGACTGAACGGGCAGAAGCCGCTAGGTGCGGCCGAGCCCATCACGGTCAAGTTTGCCAACAACCCGAGTCAGAAGACCGGGCAGGCCCTGCTCACTCACCTCTACCAGTCCTCCGCCAGGCGCTACGCAGGCCCCCTGCACCATCAGACACAGCGCTTCCG GCTGGACAATTTGCTCAACATGGCCTACGGAGTCAAGAG TCCCCTGTCGCTCATCGCCAGGTTCTCACCCATCGCCATCGACGGCATGAGCGGCCTCGCGGGCGTGGGCCTGTCGGGGGGCGCGGCGGGCGCTGGCTGGTGCATCTTCGTGTACAACCTGTCTCCGGAGGCGGATGAGAGTGTGCTGTGGCAGCTGTTCGGGCCCTTTGGGGCAGTCACCAATGTCAAGGTCATCCGCGACTTTACCACCAACAAGTGCAAGGGCTTCGGCTTCGTCACCATGACCAACTATGACGAGGCGGCCATGGCCATCGCCAGCCTCAACGGCTACCGCCTGGGCGAGCGCGTGCTGCAGGTGTCCTTCAAGACCAGCAAACAGCACAAGGCCTGA
- the ELAVL3 gene encoding ELAV-like protein 3 isoform X4: protein MESQVAGGPAGPALPNGPLLGTNGASDDSKTNLIVNYLPQNMTQDEFKSLFGSIGDIESCKLVRDKITGQSLGYGFVNYSDPNDADKAINTLNGLKLQTKTIKVSYARPSSASIRDANLYVSGLPKTMSQKEMEQLFSQYGRIITSRILVDQVTGVSRGVGFIRFDKRIEAEEAIKGLNGQKPLGAAEPITVKFANNPSQKTGQALLTHLYQSSARRYAGPLHHQTQRFRLDNLLNMAYGVKSPLSLIARFSPIAIDGMSGLAGVGLSGGAAGAGWCIFVYNLSPEADESVLWQLFGPFGAVTNVKVIRDFTTNKCKGFGFVTMTNYDEAAMAIASLNGYRLGERVLQVSFKTSKQHKA from the exons ATGGAGTCTCAGGTGGCGGGGGGCCCGGCTGGCCCGGCCCTGCCCAACGGGCCACTCCTTGGTACAAACGGAGCCAGTGATGACAGCAAGACCAACCTCATCGTCAACTACCTGCCCCAGAACATGACCCAGGATGAGTTCAAGAGTCTCTTCGGCAGCATTGGTGACATTGAGTCCTGCAAGTTGGTTCGGGACAAGATCACAG GGCAGAGCCTCGGCTACGGGTTTGTGAACTACTCTGACCCCAACGATGCAGACAAAGCCATCAACACCCTCAACGGCCTCAAACTGCAGACGAAGACCATCAAG GTGTCCTATGCCAGACCCAGCTCCGCCTCCATCCGGGATGCGAACCTGTACGTCAGCGGGCTCCCTAAGACCATGAGCCAGAAAGAGATGGAGCAGCTCTTCTCCCAGTACGGCCGCATCATCACTTCTCGCATCCTGGTGGACCAGGTCACAG GTGTCTCTCGGGGTGTGGGATTCATCCGCTTTGACAAGAGGATTGAGGCCGAGGAGGCTATCAAAGGACTGAACGGGCAGAAGCCGCTAGGTGCGGCCGAGCCCATCACGGTCAAGTTTGCCAACAACCCGAGTCAGAAGACCGGGCAGGCCCTGCTCACTCACCTCTACCAGTCCTCCGCCAGGCGCTACGCAGGCCCCCTGCACCATCAGACACAGCGCTTCCG GCTGGACAATTTGCTCAACATGGCCTACGGAGTCAAGAG TCCCCTGTCGCTCATCGCCAGGTTCTCACCCATCGCCATCGACGGCATGAGCGGCCTCGCGGGCGTGGGCCTGTCGGGGGGCGCGGCGGGCGCTGGCTGGTGCATCTTCGTGTACAACCTGTCTCCGGAGGCGGATGAGAGTGTGCTGTGGCAGCTGTTCGGGCCCTTTGGGGCAGTCACCAATGTCAAGGTCATCCGCGACTTTACCACCAACAAGTGCAAGGGCTTCGGCTTCGTCACCATGACCAACTATGACGAGGCGGCCATGGCCATCGCCAGCCTCAACGGCTACCGCCTGGGCGAGCGCGTGCTGCAGGTGTCCTTCAAGACCAGCAAACAGCACAAGGCCTGA
- the ELAVL3 gene encoding ELAV-like protein 3 isoform X2, with product MVTILGAMESQVAGGPAGPALPNGPLLGTNGASDDSKTNLIVNYLPQNMTQDEFKSLFGSIGDIESCKLVRDKITGQSLGYGFVNYSDPNDADKAINTLNGLKLQTKTIKVSYARPSSASIRDANLYVSGLPKTMSQKEMEQLFSQYGRIITSRILVDQVTGVSRGVGFIRFDKRIEAEEAIKGLNGQKPLGAAEPITVKFANNPSQKTGQALLTHLYQSSARRYAGPLHHQTQRFRLDNLLNMAYGVKSPLSLIARFSPIAIDGMSGLAGVGLSGGAAGAGWCIFVYNLSPEADESVLWQLFGPFGAVTNVKVIRDFTTNKCKGFGFVTMTNYDEAAMAIASLNGYRLGERVLQVSFKTSKQHKA from the exons ATACTCGGGGCCATGGAGTCTCAGGTGGCGGGGGGCCCGGCTGGCCCGGCCCTGCCCAACGGGCCACTCCTTGGTACAAACGGAGCCAGTGATGACAGCAAGACCAACCTCATCGTCAACTACCTGCCCCAGAACATGACCCAGGATGAGTTCAAGAGTCTCTTCGGCAGCATTGGTGACATTGAGTCCTGCAAGTTGGTTCGGGACAAGATCACAG GGCAGAGCCTCGGCTACGGGTTTGTGAACTACTCTGACCCCAACGATGCAGACAAAGCCATCAACACCCTCAACGGCCTCAAACTGCAGACGAAGACCATCAAG GTGTCCTATGCCAGACCCAGCTCCGCCTCCATCCGGGATGCGAACCTGTACGTCAGCGGGCTCCCTAAGACCATGAGCCAGAAAGAGATGGAGCAGCTCTTCTCCCAGTACGGCCGCATCATCACTTCTCGCATCCTGGTGGACCAGGTCACAG GTGTCTCTCGGGGTGTGGGATTCATCCGCTTTGACAAGAGGATTGAGGCCGAGGAGGCTATCAAAGGACTGAACGGGCAGAAGCCGCTAGGTGCGGCCGAGCCCATCACGGTCAAGTTTGCCAACAACCCGAGTCAGAAGACCGGGCAGGCCCTGCTCACTCACCTCTACCAGTCCTCCGCCAGGCGCTACGCAGGCCCCCTGCACCATCAGACACAGCGCTTCCG GCTGGACAATTTGCTCAACATGGCCTACGGAGTCAAGAG TCCCCTGTCGCTCATCGCCAGGTTCTCACCCATCGCCATCGACGGCATGAGCGGCCTCGCGGGCGTGGGCCTGTCGGGGGGCGCGGCGGGCGCTGGCTGGTGCATCTTCGTGTACAACCTGTCTCCGGAGGCGGATGAGAGTGTGCTGTGGCAGCTGTTCGGGCCCTTTGGGGCAGTCACCAATGTCAAGGTCATCCGCGACTTTACCACCAACAAGTGCAAGGGCTTCGGCTTCGTCACCATGACCAACTATGACGAGGCGGCCATGGCCATCGCCAGCCTCAACGGCTACCGCCTGGGCGAGCGCGTGCTGCAGGTGTCCTTCAAGACCAGCAAACAGCACAAGGCCTGA
- the ELAVL3 gene encoding ELAV-like protein 3 isoform X3: protein MVTQILGAMESQVAGGPAGPALPNGPLLGTNGASDDSKTNLIVNYLPQNMTQDEFKSLFGSIGDIESCKLVRDKITGQSLGYGFVNYSDPNDADKAINTLNGLKLQTKTIKVSYARPSSASIRDANLYVSGLPKTMSQKEMEQLFSQYGRIITSRILVDQVTGVSRGVGFIRFDKRIEAEEAIKGLNGQKPLGAAEPITVKFANNPSQKTGQALLTHLYQSSARRYAGPLHHQTQRFRLDNLLNMAYGVKRFSPIAIDGMSGLAGVGLSGGAAGAGWCIFVYNLSPEADESVLWQLFGPFGAVTNVKVIRDFTTNKCKGFGFVTMTNYDEAAMAIASLNGYRLGERVLQVSFKTSKQHKA, encoded by the exons CAGATACTCGGGGCCATGGAGTCTCAGGTGGCGGGGGGCCCGGCTGGCCCGGCCCTGCCCAACGGGCCACTCCTTGGTACAAACGGAGCCAGTGATGACAGCAAGACCAACCTCATCGTCAACTACCTGCCCCAGAACATGACCCAGGATGAGTTCAAGAGTCTCTTCGGCAGCATTGGTGACATTGAGTCCTGCAAGTTGGTTCGGGACAAGATCACAG GGCAGAGCCTCGGCTACGGGTTTGTGAACTACTCTGACCCCAACGATGCAGACAAAGCCATCAACACCCTCAACGGCCTCAAACTGCAGACGAAGACCATCAAG GTGTCCTATGCCAGACCCAGCTCCGCCTCCATCCGGGATGCGAACCTGTACGTCAGCGGGCTCCCTAAGACCATGAGCCAGAAAGAGATGGAGCAGCTCTTCTCCCAGTACGGCCGCATCATCACTTCTCGCATCCTGGTGGACCAGGTCACAG GTGTCTCTCGGGGTGTGGGATTCATCCGCTTTGACAAGAGGATTGAGGCCGAGGAGGCTATCAAAGGACTGAACGGGCAGAAGCCGCTAGGTGCGGCCGAGCCCATCACGGTCAAGTTTGCCAACAACCCGAGTCAGAAGACCGGGCAGGCCCTGCTCACTCACCTCTACCAGTCCTCCGCCAGGCGCTACGCAGGCCCCCTGCACCATCAGACACAGCGCTTCCG GCTGGACAATTTGCTCAACATGGCCTACGGAGTCAAGAG GTTCTCACCCATCGCCATCGACGGCATGAGCGGCCTCGCGGGCGTGGGCCTGTCGGGGGGCGCGGCGGGCGCTGGCTGGTGCATCTTCGTGTACAACCTGTCTCCGGAGGCGGATGAGAGTGTGCTGTGGCAGCTGTTCGGGCCCTTTGGGGCAGTCACCAATGTCAAGGTCATCCGCGACTTTACCACCAACAAGTGCAAGGGCTTCGGCTTCGTCACCATGACCAACTATGACGAGGCGGCCATGGCCATCGCCAGCCTCAACGGCTACCGCCTGGGCGAGCGCGTGCTGCAGGTGTCCTTCAAGACCAGCAAACAGCACAAGGCCTGA